ATCGCTATGGAAGAAGGTCTGCGCTTTGCGATTCGCGAAGGTGGTCGTACCGTAGGTGCGGGTGTGGTTTCTTCTGTAATCGCTTAATTGAGGGATATTGATAAATGGCAAACCAAAAAATCCGTATCCGCCTGAAAGCTTATGATTACAGTCTGATTGACCGTTCTGCGCAAGAAATCGTTGAAACTGCCAAACGTACTGGCGCTGTTGTTAAAGGTCCGATTCCTTTGCCAACTAAAATCGAACGTTTCAACATCTTGCGTTCTCCTCACGTGAACAAAACTTCTCGTGAACAATTGGAAATCCGTACCCACTTGCGTCTGATGGACATCGTGGACTGGACTGACAAAACTACTGATGCACTGATGAAACTGGATCTTCCAGCGGGTGTGGATGTAGAAATTAAAGTTCAATAAGAACTGAAAAACCGAACAGCTTAGCTGTTCGGTTTTTTATAGAATTCTTAGGCCGTCTGAAAATTTTCAGATATTTGGCAACACTTCATCCGAAAAAAATGACGGTTTTAA
The sequence above is a segment of the Neisseria perflava genome. Coding sequences within it:
- the rpsJ gene encoding 30S ribosomal protein S10 is translated as MANQKIRIRLKAYDYSLIDRSAQEIVETAKRTGAVVKGPIPLPTKIERFNILRSPHVNKTSREQLEIRTHLRLMDIVDWTDKTTDALMKLDLPAGVDVEIKVQ